GTCCCCGGGGTCCAGGGCGTCGGGGTCGTGGAGGGCGGCGCCGGCCCGGCGCCCGGCACCCGCGTCTGGTTCGCGACGAGGGCCGGCATGGCGCCCGGCGACGGCAGCCTGGCCGAGCGCTGCGCCATGCCCGGGCAGGACGTGGTGCCCCTGGCCGACGGCGTGGGTGACGAGGTCGCGGCCGCCGTGGGCCTCTCCGGCGTGGCCGCGTGGATGGCGCTGTCCTGGCGCGGCGCGCTGCAGCCGGGGGAGCGGGTCCTCGTGCTGGGCGGCGGGGGTGCCGTGGGCCAGGCCGCCGCCGGCGCGGCCCGCGTGCTCGGCGCCGCCCGCGTGGTCTCGCTCTGCCGCTCCGAGGCGGCGGCCGCGCGCGCCCGGCGGGCGGGGGCCGACGCGGTCGTACGGCTCGACGGGGACGAGGCCGCCCTCGCCGCGGCGCTGCGCGACGCCCTGCACGGCCCGGCCGACGTGGTCGTCGACCCGGTCTTCGGCCCGGCGGCCGCGGCGGCCTGCCGCGCCCTCGCACCGGGCGGGCGGCTGGTCAACCTCGGCGGCGCCTCCGGTGACACCGCCGTGCTGTCCTCCGCGGTCCTGCGCAGCGCCGGCGCCGGCGTCCTCGGCTACACCAACAACGCCCTGTCCCCGGCGCAGCGCGCGCGGGCGCTGACCGACGTGCTGGCCGCGGCGGCGCGCGGCGACGTCGTCGTGGAGCACGAGGTCGCGGCCCTCGACGCGGTGGGCGCGGCCTGGGCGTCGACCGCGGCGGGCGGCACGAGGACCGTGCTCCGGCCCTGAGGCGGCGCTAGGGTCCGGCGCGTGGGGTGCGCATGAGGGTCACCGTGGTCGGCGCCGGGGTGGTCGGCCTGACGGTGGCGCACGAGCTGGCCGCCGCCGGGCACGCGGTGCGGGTCCTGGCCGACGCGGACGCGCAGGCCAGCACCTCGGGGGCGGCCGCCGCGCTCTGGTTCCCCCACGGCGTGCCGCACACGCCGCAGGTGCTCGCCTCCGCGGCGGCGACCTACCGCCGCCTCGTGGACCTCGCGCGCGACCCGGCCACCGGCGTGCGGGTGCGCGCGGGCACGGTGCTGTCGCGCCGTCCCGACCCGGACCGGTCCTGGACGTCGGCGGTCCCCGAGCACCGCGTGCTCGGTCCCGGCGAGGCGCCCGCCGGGGCGAGCGGGGTGCGCTGCACCGTGCCGCTGGCCGTCACCGGCACCTACCTCGCATGGCTCCAGGAGCAGGTGCGCCGGCGGGGCGTCGCCCTCGAGCGCCGGGCCGTCGGGTCGCTGGCCGAGGTGGAGGGCGCCGACGCGGTCGTCGTCGCCGGCGGCGTGCGCTCGCCGGCGCTGCTCGGGGACGACCGGACCACGGTCCCCGTACGGGGCCAGGTCGCCCGCCTGGCCAACCCCGGGCTCACCGAGTGGGTGACCGACGACGACAACCCGGACGGGCTCACGTACGTCGTCCCGCGCGACGGCGACGTGGTCTGCGGCGGCACCGGCGACGTCGGGGCCTGGGACCGCAGCGTGGACCCCGCCGTCGAGGACGCGGTGCTGCGCCGGGTGCGCGCCCTCGTCCCCGCGCTCGCCGACCGGCCGGTGCTGTCCCGGGCCGTGGGCCTGCGCCCCGGCCGCCCCGACGTGCGCCTGGAGCCGGTCGAGGGCCACGGGCGCCCCGTCGTGGCCTGCTACGGCCACGGCGGCGCCGGGTTCACGCTCTCCTGGGGCGACGCCGGCCGCGTGGTGCGGCTGCTCGAGGGCGCCTGAGGCCGGCGCCGCCCCGAGGAGGCGCGCCTCAGTACGGGCAGGTGCTCCGGTACTCGGCGATCGCCGTGCTCGTGGCCGGCGCGGGGCAGAGGAACCGGTCGTAGCGCAGGTCGTCGTCCACGAACCGCTTGAGCCAGGACAGCGTGTACGTGGCGATGGTCGTGTTGGAGACGGTGGGCGCGAGGTGCCCGGCGCCGCGCAGCTCGAGGTAGGCCTTGTCGAGGGTCGCGGGCAGGGAGGCGTAGAAGGGCTCGGAGTGCGAGCGCACCGGGGCGACCCCGTCGTCCTCGGCGCCGATGACGAGGGTGGGCGTGCGCACCTCGGGCCAGGTCTTGTCGAGGTTCCACCCGGTCAGCGGGACGGCGGCCTGCAGCGACGGGTCGTCCTTGGCGGCCTCCAGGGCACCGCCGCCGCCCATCGAGTGCCCGACGACCGCGAGCCGGGTCGGGTCGATGCGGGCGCGCACGCTGCTGCGCTGGGTCAGGTACGCCAGCGCGGCCCGCAGCTGGTCGCCGCGGGAGGCCGGCTGGTCGTACGTGCTGAGGGTGTCGATGGTGATGACGACGAAGCCCTGCGAGGCCAGGCGCGGGCCGAGCCAGGCGATGCTGGACTGGCGCGCGGTGTAGCCCGGGGAGACCGCCACGGCGCCGAACGTCCCGGCCGTGGTCGTCGTGGGGTAGTAGACCGTCCCGCCGCCGAAGCCGCTGACGGCGTAGCGGGACACGCTGGTCTGCGCGACGGCGAACGGGCCGCGGGCGGCCTCGACGCTCGCGGTGGTGGGCTCCGGGCCCCGCGCGTACGGGTTGTCCGCGGCACCCGCGGGCTGGGCGAGGGCGGGCAGGGCGGCGGCGAGCAGGGCGGCGGCGAGGGGGGCGCGCAGCCGACGGGCACGGGTCACGGTGGAGGTCCTCCCTGACGGGCGGTGGCGGTGTCGCGGCAGAAGGTAGTGCTGTGCGGCACCCGGTCGCATCCCCGGTGCGACCGATCGCGTCAACATCGTCACAGCACGTCGCCGCGTGACGCAGGATGGGTGGCGGTCGGCAGCAGGGACGGGGGCGGGACGTGGCGGCAGAGGGGTCGTTCGCGGACTTCCGGGACGCGGCGCAGGTCGTGCTGGAGGACCTGCGCGGGCGCGTCGGCCTGGACAGCTGGCTCGTGGCGCGGCGCACGGGCGGGGACTCGGTCGTCCTGGCGGCCGCCGAGGACGACCCCTTCGGGCTCGCGCCCGGCGCCAGCCGGCCGTTCGAGGACACGTACTGCGTGCGGGTGCTCGACGGGCGCGCACCGGCGGCGGCCGCCGACCTCGACGAGCACCCCGCGCTGGTGCAGGCGCGCGCCGCCAACGGCGTCCCGGCCCGGTCGGTGCTCGTCCTGCCGCTGCCCGGGCCCGACGGCGAGGTGCTCGGCACGCTCTGCGCGACCGGGCGCGCCCCCTACCCGGGCGGGCAGCCGGAGCTCGACGCGGCCCTGCCCACGGTGCGGGTGCAGGCCTCGCTGCTCGGCGCGCTGCTCGCGCGCGAGCTGCGCCTCGCCGAGGCGGCCCGCCGGGCCGAGCGGGCGGAGGCCGCCGCGACGACCGACGTCCTCACCGGCGTGGGCAACCGC
The sequence above is drawn from the Vallicoccus soli genome and encodes:
- a CDS encoding alpha/beta hydrolase family protein; this translates as MRPGAAQHYLLPRHRHRPSGRTSTVTRARRLRAPLAAALLAAALPALAQPAGAADNPYARGPEPTTASVEAARGPFAVAQTSVSRYAVSGFGGGTVYYPTTTTAGTFGAVAVSPGYTARQSSIAWLGPRLASQGFVVITIDTLSTYDQPASRGDQLRAALAYLTQRSSVRARIDPTRLAVVGHSMGGGGALEAAKDDPSLQAAVPLTGWNLDKTWPEVRTPTLVIGAEDDGVAPVRSHSEPFYASLPATLDKAYLELRGAGHLAPTVSNTTIATYTLSWLKRFVDDDLRYDRFLCPAPATSTAIAEYRSTCPY
- a CDS encoding FAD-dependent oxidoreductase, coding for MRVTVVGAGVVGLTVAHELAAAGHAVRVLADADAQASTSGAAAALWFPHGVPHTPQVLASAAATYRRLVDLARDPATGVRVRAGTVLSRRPDPDRSWTSAVPEHRVLGPGEAPAGASGVRCTVPLAVTGTYLAWLQEQVRRRGVALERRAVGSLAEVEGADAVVVAGGVRSPALLGDDRTTVPVRGQVARLANPGLTEWVTDDDNPDGLTYVVPRDGDVVCGGTGDVGAWDRSVDPAVEDAVLRRVRALVPALADRPVLSRAVGLRPGRPDVRLEPVEGHGRPVVACYGHGGAGFTLSWGDAGRVVRLLEGA
- a CDS encoding quinone oxidoreductase family protein; the protein is MRAAVLRRPGAAPVLAEHPDPAAGEVLVRVTAAPVVPLDLLCASGTSYFGRPAVPYVPGVQGVGVVEGGAGPAPGTRVWFATRAGMAPGDGSLAERCAMPGQDVVPLADGVGDEVAAAVGLSGVAAWMALSWRGALQPGERVLVLGGGGAVGQAAAGAARVLGAARVVSLCRSEAAAARARRAGADAVVRLDGDEAALAAALRDALHGPADVVVDPVFGPAAAAACRALAPGGRLVNLGGASGDTAVLSSAVLRSAGAGVLGYTNNALSPAQRARALTDVLAAAARGDVVVEHEVAALDAVGAAWASTAAGGTRTVLRP